A stretch of the Pseudoalteromonas phenolica genome encodes the following:
- a CDS encoding class I SAM-dependent methyltransferase, translated as MPEFKGEQATHYNERITRLVPGYELLHGLTAAQLKVLFPDEATILIVGAGTGKEVIELAKLNSNWSFIAQDISADMLAIADQSFTNMGLSHRVKIQCGELTSLTERADCALCLLVLHFLEDNGEKKTLLNQINSALKPNAPLFLVDLMKPETQFEREAQLVFCRTLGLTEIGQTRMRHNLEHEFYPLDRMRLSELLDECGFNVPHPFFKALGFTGVSCNKRT; from the coding sequence ATGCCTGAGTTTAAAGGTGAGCAAGCCACTCATTATAATGAAAGGATCACTCGGCTCGTACCCGGCTACGAGCTACTGCATGGTTTGACGGCTGCACAATTAAAAGTGCTGTTTCCTGATGAAGCGACAATCTTGATTGTGGGAGCAGGCACGGGTAAAGAGGTTATAGAATTAGCTAAGCTCAATTCTAACTGGTCTTTTATTGCGCAAGATATTTCAGCAGATATGCTCGCTATCGCAGATCAAAGTTTTACTAACATGGGCCTAAGCCATAGGGTAAAAATACAATGTGGTGAGTTAACCTCCCTAACTGAACGCGCTGATTGTGCGCTTTGTTTGCTAGTTCTACACTTTTTAGAAGATAACGGCGAAAAGAAAACGCTTTTAAATCAGATTAATAGTGCTTTAAAACCTAATGCGCCTTTATTTCTTGTTGACCTAATGAAGCCAGAGACCCAGTTTGAACGAGAGGCGCAGTTAGTATTTTGTCGTACTCTGGGTTTAACTGAAATTGGCCAGACTCGCATGCGGCACAACTTAGAACATGAGTTTTACCCACTTGATCGAATGCGTTTAAGTGAGCTACTCGATGAATGTGGTTTCAACGTCC